Genomic DNA from Pungitius pungitius chromosome 12, fPunPun2.1, whole genome shotgun sequence:
ctgaaaggtttttcccctgtgtgacatctcatgtgtgtcttaagattTCCAtttttagtgaaacatttaccacactctgagcagctgaaaggtttttcccctgtgtgacatctcatgtgtgtcttaagacttccatttttagtgaaacatttaccacactctgagcagctgaaaggtttttcccctgtgtgacatctcatgtgtgtcttaagacttccatttttagtgaaacatttaccacactctgagcaactgaaaggtttttcccctgtgtgacatctcatgtgtatcttcagatGTCCGCTTTCtctgaaacatttaccacactctgagcagctaaaaggcttttcccctgtgtgacatctcatgtgtgtcttaagacgtCCACTTACggggaaacatttaccacactctgagcaactgaaaggttttgCCCCTGTGTGAAATCTCGTgtgtttcttcagttgtccgCTTTCTCTGAAAcgtttaccacactctgagcagctaaaaggcttttcccctgtgtgacatctcatgtgtctcttaagacttccacttacaatgaaacatttaccacactctgagcagctaaaaggcttttcccctgtgtgaaatCTCCTGTGTGCCTTAAGACTTCCAtttttagtgaaacatttaccacactctgagcaactgaaaggttttgcccctgtgtgacatctcatgtgtctcttaaGACTTTcacttacagtgaaacatttaccacactctgagcagctaaaaggcttttcccctgtgtgacatctcatgtgtctcttaaGACGTCcacttacagtgaaacatttaccacactctgagcagctgaaaggcttttcccctgtgtgacatctcatgtgtgccTTAAGACTTCCACttgcagtgaaacatttaccacactgtgagcagctgaaaggtttccctGATGTGTGGGTCATCATGTGTCCCTTCATCTTTTTAAGGCAACCAAATGTTTCCTTCCGATCATCACTGTCCTTCGGCTCAGAAGagtcttcagtattttcatTGCTATCTGGTTCTGAGGGACAATCTAGACAAGAGTTCCTGTCTGGTTCTGGTACTCTactgtcctctccatcaccttctgtctccatctgtttagTATGTCTCTGATAAAGGTGAGAGGACAGAGCTTCCTCTACatcattttcacttttcacaggaGTGTATAAGACCTTCATGTGAGCCttctccagcccttgaagctgctcGTCTTTAGTGGGGCGGGGCTCTGAgtcttcctgttcctctttaacgttggggggctctgggtcctcctgttcctctttaacgttGGGGGGCTCTgagtcctcctgttcctctttaacgttggggggctctggatcctcctgctgctcttccttaatcacaagaagctgctggaggtctaataataaaatacaaacacacaatatagttaatgaactcaaatataaattaaagatgcaagcagcgttggacgggtcctcgctactccttgctcttcggggcactggccagacggttacaaatgcggccgaaGAACCCTGcagccgtcggacgaagcgttcgcaagtcagtggtcgttaaccgtgtggagcaacggcagga
This window encodes:
- the LOC134133002 gene encoding oocyte zinc finger protein XlCOF6-like codes for the protein MSEVLLKCLVKQRLTEAAEEIFGLFERTIAEYEEEASRLKEDNERLKKHLHAVFNPEVRIQRADLQQLLVIKEEQQEDPEPPNVKEEQEDSEPPNVKEEQEDPEPPNVKEEQEDSEPRPTKDEQLQGLEKAHMKVLYTPVKSENDVEEALSSHLYQRHTKQMETEGDGEDSRVPEPDRNSCLDCPSEPDSNENTEDSSEPKDSDDRKETFGCLKKMKGHMMTHTSGKPFSCSQCGKCFTASGSLKAHMRCHTGEKPFSCSECGKCFTVSGRLKRHMRCHTGEKPFSCSECGKCFTVSESLKRHMRCHTGAKPFSCSECGKCFTKNGSLKAHRRFHTGEKPFSCSECGKCFIVSGSLKRHMRCHTGEKPFSCSECGKRFRESGQLKKHTRFHTGAKPFSCSECGKCFPVSGRLKTHMRCHTGEKPFSCSECGKCFRESGHLKIHMRCHTGEKPFSCSECGKCFTKNGSLKTHMRCHTGEKPFSCSECGKCFTKNGSLKTHMRCHTGEKPFSCSECGKCFTKNGNLKTHMRCHTGEKPFSCSECGKCFTVSGNLKTHMIFHTGAKPFSCSECGKCFPVSGRLKTHMRCHTGEKPFSCSECGKCFSESGQLKKHTRCHTGEKPFSCSECGKCFTTSAYLKTHMIFHTGAKPFSCSECGKCFTVSGSLKTHMRFHTGEKPFSCSECGKCFTVNRSLKTHMRCHTGEKPVLTLHVI